A segment of the Paracoccus suum genome:
CCGATCAGGCCGAACATCGCGTCCCCTTTTCAGTTCGAGCGGACGCGGCGGGCGCCCATATGCGTAGTCAGGATGGCCGCCTGGGCCGGCTCAACAGAGGCCAGGATCTGCGCGCCGGTGCCCGGATCGACGCGCATTAGGATCTCGGCCGCGAAGTCCGGGGGCAGGTTTGCCAGCACCGCAGCGGCATCGCGCGGCTTCATCGCGTCATAGACGCCGACGAGTCTGTCGATGTCGTCACTGACCTCGCGCTTGATCTCGCTGTTATGTCCGGTCCCTGCGTCGCGCACGGCCTTCAGCTGGCGCAGCTTGCTGGTCAGCGTGCCCTCGGCCAGGGCGATCTCGGCCTTTTTCTTGTCCAGTTCCTGCTGATAGCGGGTGATCGCCGCACTGCGCGAGGCCAGCAGGTCGGACAGCGCCACCGCCTCGGGAATGTCGGTGCAGCCGGCCAGCAACCCGGCGGTCGCCGGGGCGGCGGCCTGCGCGGCACTGAGGTCGACCATTGCGGCGACCTGAACCCCGCCCATGAGCACGAAGGCGGTCCCGAGGATCGGCAAAAGACGCCTACGCCACATCGCTTACCTCGGCGCCGGAGGGCGCATCATCGCTGTCGGACCTGCGGCGGCGGCGCATCCGCACTCCTGCGCCCGGCGCAGAAACCGGGGCCATCCGCGTCTGGATCGCCCACAGGGCGCGCTCGTTGCGCGCATTTTCAACAGCGGCGGCCAGTTGCGCCCCGGCACCAGCGGCCTCGCGCCGGGTCTGCGCCAGCGCCGCCTCGAGGCGCGAGACCTCGGAGGTCATCACCGCAATGGCGCCCCCAAGCCCGCTCTCCAGATCGTTCAGCCGGCGAAGGCGACGCGCCAGAACGGCGCAATAGATCGCCAGCGCGACGCAAGCTATGGCGAGGCCGATCTGGGCCACGTGCTGCAAGGTCAAACCGTTCATTTCAGGGCGAACTCCGTGACGAGAACCTCGACCGGAACGTCCGCGCCGATGGCGAGGCGGGCGCGGGTCGTCAGCTCTTCGCGTATGATTTCCAGGATGCCGCGGCGGTCAAAGGCGGCCGGCGCGATGCCGGTCAGGAAGGTGTTGAACGCGTCGGTGACGCGTGGCTGCAGATGCTCGACCTTTGCCTTTCCTGCCTCGGTCGTCTCGATAGTGACGATCAGGTGCAGCAGGCGAGGGCGCAGGTCGGGCAAGGTCACGTTGATCGGCGGCACCGGCACGAACACGACCTCCGGTTCGTCAGCCGCCCCGTGGTGCGCGCCGCCGATCAGCGACAGCGGCGACCAGAGCCCAAAATATGTGCTGGCGCCCCCAGCCAGCGCGGCAAGCACGGGCAGGACCAGTAGCAGCACCATGCGCCGCCGCCGGCCTGCGGTCGGCTCGGCGACGTCATTGGTCGTCAGGGCAAGGTCGGTCATGGCTGATTCTCCGTCCGTCGGGATCGGCTTAGCAGCCGGGCACTAACCAATATTTAACGCCCCTCGGGCTAACACCGGCTGGTCGAAGAACTTGACCGATTCGAGGGGTGTGCCTTGCAGAAACTGCGGGACTACTGGGCCGAGCGCAGCCGGAAGCAACGGCTGACGCTGGCAGGCGTCTTTGTCGGCTCGCTGTTGGCGATTGCTGCATTTGCGTGGGCGGCCGGGCGAACCCCGCTGGCGCTGCTTTACTCGAGCCTCGATCCCGCCCAGGCCGGCGAGGTCGTGGCCGAAGTTGATCGGCGCGGCATTCCCTATGAGGTGCGCGGCGAGACGATCTGGGTCGCCAGCGCCGATCGGGACCGGTTGCGCATGGATCTTGCGGCGCAGGGGCTGCCGGCCGCGGGCGGCTCGGG
Coding sequences within it:
- a CDS encoding MotE family protein; the protein is MWRRRLLPILGTAFVLMGGVQVAAMVDLSAAQAAAPATAGLLAGCTDIPEAVALSDLLASRSAAITRYQQELDKKKAEIALAEGTLTSKLRQLKAVRDAGTGHNSEIKREVSDDIDRLVGVYDAMKPRDAAAVLANLPPDFAAEILMRVDPGTGAQILASVEPAQAAILTTHMGARRVRSN
- a CDS encoding flagellar basal body-associated FliL family protein, which translates into the protein MTDLALTTNDVAEPTAGRRRRMVLLLVLPVLAALAGGASTYFGLWSPLSLIGGAHHGAADEPEVVFVPVPPINVTLPDLRPRLLHLIVTIETTEAGKAKVEHLQPRVTDAFNTFLTGIAPAAFDRRGILEIIREELTTRARLAIGADVPVEVLVTEFALK